The proteins below come from a single Methanothrix thermoacetophila PT genomic window:
- a CDS encoding aconitate hydratase: MGYTLTERILRDHLVDGKYEPGSEIGIRIDQTLTQDATGTMAYLQFESMGLEGIATELSVSYVDHNTIQVGFENADDHRYLQSVAERYGIYFSRPGNGICHQVHLERFGRPGKTLLGSDSHTPTGGGLGMIAIGAGGLDVAVAMGGGPYYLTAPKVMEVHLTGELQPWVTPKDVILKVLQILTTKGNIGWVCEYTGDGVAGLTVPDRATITNMGAETGVTTSIFPSDEQTRRFLAAQGRAEHWVPLAPDRDATYDKSIEIDLSELEPLVAAPHSPGNVIPLSRVVGTPVDQVLVGSCTNSSYTDMMTVASMVKGKHLPPNVSFGVAPGSRQVLRMMARSGALDDLIAFGARILESACGFCIGNSMSPGTDAVSIRTSNRNFKGRSGTPSANVYLTSPVVAAAAAIKGEFVDPADLKMEFPRVEMPDRFEIDDSMIIPPKPAAERARVEIFRGPNIGEPPRNTPMPGSIKGIVAIKVEDNITTDHIMPAGSRLKYRSNVPKYSTFVFEPLDPEFSRRAAELRDKGLHNFIVAGVSYGQGSSREHAAMCPMYLGVKAVVAKSIERIHAANLVNFGILPLYFVRESDYDIIEQGMSMTIPDIRNALESGESQVKAIAGDREIPLRMELSRRQREILLAGGLLPYTVRSR; the protein is encoded by the coding sequence ATGGGATACACCCTGACGGAGAGGATCCTGAGGGATCATCTCGTTGATGGAAAGTATGAGCCGGGTAGCGAGATCGGCATAAGGATAGACCAGACCCTAACACAGGATGCGACCGGCACCATGGCCTACCTTCAGTTCGAGTCGATGGGTCTTGAGGGGATAGCCACGGAGCTCTCTGTGAGCTATGTGGATCACAACACGATACAGGTCGGGTTCGAGAACGCGGACGATCACAGGTACCTCCAGTCGGTCGCTGAGCGATATGGCATATACTTCTCGCGCCCGGGAAACGGCATATGCCATCAGGTACATCTTGAGCGGTTCGGGCGCCCGGGAAAGACGCTGCTCGGATCCGACAGCCATACTCCGACAGGCGGCGGCCTGGGAATGATAGCAATAGGCGCCGGCGGGCTCGATGTGGCGGTGGCCATGGGCGGCGGGCCGTACTATCTGACGGCTCCGAAGGTGATGGAGGTTCATCTGACAGGAGAGCTCCAGCCCTGGGTCACCCCGAAGGACGTCATACTCAAGGTCCTGCAGATCCTCACAACGAAGGGAAACATTGGCTGGGTCTGCGAGTACACGGGGGATGGAGTTGCGGGTCTCACAGTGCCTGACAGGGCGACGATCACGAACATGGGTGCTGAGACAGGTGTCACGACCTCGATATTTCCGAGCGATGAGCAGACCAGAAGGTTTCTCGCGGCCCAGGGCCGGGCAGAGCACTGGGTGCCGCTTGCGCCTGACAGGGATGCTACATACGATAAAAGTATCGAGATCGATCTCTCGGAGCTGGAGCCCCTCGTTGCAGCACCCCACAGCCCCGGAAACGTCATCCCGCTGAGCAGGGTGGTAGGCACTCCTGTGGACCAGGTACTTGTGGGCTCCTGCACCAACTCGTCGTACACGGATATGATGACTGTTGCGAGTATGGTTAAAGGCAAGCATCTTCCTCCAAATGTAAGCTTCGGTGTCGCTCCAGGATCGAGACAGGTTTTGAGGATGATGGCCAGGAGTGGGGCGCTCGACGATCTAATAGCATTCGGCGCAAGGATCCTCGAGAGCGCGTGTGGCTTCTGCATAGGCAACAGCATGTCTCCCGGTACTGATGCCGTCTCGATAAGGACGAGCAACAGGAACTTCAAGGGCAGATCCGGGACTCCGAGCGCAAATGTCTACCTGACGAGCCCTGTGGTCGCAGCAGCGGCCGCGATAAAGGGGGAGTTTGTTGACCCCGCAGATCTGAAGATGGAGTTTCCAAGGGTGGAGATGCCGGATAGGTTCGAGATAGACGACAGCATGATCATTCCACCAAAACCAGCTGCGGAGAGAGCAAGAGTTGAGATATTCAGGGGTCCGAACATCGGTGAGCCGCCGAGGAACACGCCGATGCCCGGGAGCATAAAGGGGATAGTCGCCATAAAGGTCGAGGACAATATAACGACTGATCACATAATGCCTGCTGGCTCTCGGCTCAAGTACAGGTCGAACGTGCCGAAGTACTCGACGTTTGTCTTCGAGCCGCTGGATCCTGAGTTCTCGAGAAGAGCAGCTGAGCTCCGTGATAAGGGGCTGCACAACTTCATCGTCGCGGGTGTGAGCTATGGCCAGGGATCCTCCAGGGAGCACGCTGCGATGTGCCCGATGTATCTGGGGGTGAAGGCGGTCGTAGCGAAATCTATAGAGAGGATACATGCCGCAAACCTCGTGAACTTCGGGATACTCCCGCTCTACTTCGTCAGGGAGTCCGATTATGATATCATCGAGCAGGGCATGAGCATGACAATACCTGATATCAGAAATGCCCTGGAGAGCGGGGAGTCTCAGGTGAAGGCGATCGCCGGGGATCGCGAGATACCTCTGAGGATGGAGCTGAGCAGGCGGCAGCGGGAGATACTGCTTGCAGGAGGATTGCTTCCATACACGGTGAGGAGCAGATGA